In Lascolabacillus massiliensis, a single genomic region encodes these proteins:
- a CDS encoding OmpA family protein produces MKKFIFMVAAFLLLSVAAFSQDRKIKEEGKTEFKPHAFLQLQGGAAHTLGEVEFTDLLSPAAALNFGYKFTPAFGMRLGASGWQGKGGWVAPAQLYSFKFVQANLDLMLDLRSMFSGFNPDRVFNPYLFAGGAYAYGFENDEANVLNTGTYDLEYLWQDNKGFPGGRFGLGFDFKLSDAVSFMIEGNANVLSDHFNSKRADNPDWQFNALAGFKINLGKSYTRTEPVYYDPPAPAPAPAPAPAPTPAPAPAPAPVVKEFPALPAIYFKFDSDVVDAEEYAEELNTIVSVLKEFDDTNVVITGYTDHYGPNDYNDGLSLRRAEAVKNYLIKQGIAASRMTTSGEGKDPKTSGNEALTIKARRVEVAK; encoded by the coding sequence ATGAAGAAATTTATTTTTATGGTTGCTGCTTTCCTATTGTTATCTGTGGCAGCATTCTCGCAAGACAGAAAAATAAAAGAGGAGGGAAAAACTGAGTTTAAACCTCATGCTTTCCTTCAATTACAGGGTGGTGCAGCTCATACTCTGGGTGAGGTTGAATTTACAGACTTGCTTTCACCTGCTGCGGCACTTAACTTTGGATATAAATTTACACCTGCTTTCGGTATGCGCCTGGGTGCTTCGGGATGGCAAGGAAAAGGTGGCTGGGTTGCTCCTGCTCAACTCTACTCATTTAAATTTGTGCAGGCTAACCTGGATCTGATGCTCGATTTGAGGTCTATGTTTAGTGGATTTAACCCCGACAGAGTGTTTAATCCTTACCTGTTTGCCGGTGGTGCTTACGCTTATGGCTTCGAAAATGATGAGGCTAATGTGCTTAATACTGGTACTTATGACCTTGAATATCTTTGGCAGGACAATAAGGGTTTCCCGGGTGGAAGGTTTGGTCTTGGTTTTGATTTCAAACTGAGTGATGCTGTTTCTTTTATGATTGAGGGTAACGCTAACGTATTGTCTGACCACTTCAATTCAAAAAGGGCTGATAATCCGGACTGGCAGTTTAATGCTCTGGCTGGCTTTAAAATTAATCTTGGAAAATCATATACTCGTACTGAGCCTGTTTATTATGATCCTCCTGCTCCTGCACCAGCTCCTGCTCCTGCTCCTGCACCAACTCCAGCTCCCGCACCAGCTCCAGCTCCTGTTGTAAAGGAATTTCCTGCACTACCTGCTATCTATTTCAAATTTGACAGTGATGTAGTAGATGCTGAGGAATATGCAGAGGAACTTAATACCATTGTTTCTGTACTTAAGGAATTTGATGACACCAATGTGGTAATTACAGGATATACTGACCATTATGGTCCTAATGATTATAATGATGGTTTATCTCTGCGTCGTGCCGAGGCTGTCAAAAATTATCTCATAAAACAGGGTATTGCAGCTTCAAGAATGACTACTTCTGGTGAAGGTAAGGATCCTAAAACTTCGGGTAACGAAGCTTTGACTATCAAGGCTCGTCGTGTTGAAGTGGCAAAATAA